The sequence TCGCTAGGCTGGTGCTCAGACCCCCGGCAAGTAAGGGGCGGCCAGCTtggctgtggatggggcaggggaaccAGGGGAACTGAGGGCCACTTTTCATGGGGGGCGAACGACAACGACAAAAGCATCACGAAGACGTCCTCAAACTTTCCCGcgctatttaaaaaataaataaataaaaatcccacCAGCTCAGATCACAAGGCTGGTGCGaaagcccccttccctcccccggtCACTGTCTCACTATAGGGATGGTGAGACGAGAGAGAAAATTATATTGGCGCAATCGGGTTTCCCCCCTCCCAAGCCTGGGTGCTCTTCCAAAGCCTTGATCCCGCCTGGGATGCCCGTGCCCTGTACCACATTGTGCCAGGAGGGGGTGGTAAAGCGGCAGCAGGACTGAACAGCCTGGAAGCCACAACAAAGCACAGAGGGTTATTTATCAACGTGTCCTCAGCTGATGGGCAGCTAAGGCAAGTGCCCCCCTACCCCCAGAAAGCTTTGTCCGTCAGCCTCTTCTGACCACCCATAGGGAGTACATGGGGTGAGCTTCAATTGTCCCTAGGCACCCGTGTGACACTCAGCACAGAGGGCAAGGAGTGGCCAGGCCAGCACTGACACCTGAACAAGGGGCTCCTGAAAAATCTCCAGGCAGCCAGTGAAAAGCCTTTGAGCCCCAGCTAATGCCCCTTCCCACCGCATACGCCCCACGCGTCAGCCAGGGAGCTATTTCCAGAGTCCGACAGTGTTCGGAATTCAGTCGCTGGCCGGACGGGCCCCCCTGCAAATAAAACAGATGGAGGAGGACATGACACGGGACGCTGTCCAGGTAGCCGCTGGCGACTGGATCAATTGGCTGCCAGCTCCCAGCGAGCGAGGCAAATAAATCGACATGTAAGGCTGGAGACAGTTGCCTCAATTGGTAGCCCAGGACTCCTGGAATCCGCCTTTTCAAAGTCATTCAttctctcccaccccaccatcgCAACAGTTGAAACTCCAACCCTCCTGGGACCCATCAGCACCTGgttaacaaataaataaacacGGAAAATTCCTCCCCTGGTTGGACATTGGGAGTCCCGCGGAGGGCTCGTTGTTTTAACGCCCCGGAGAAGAACTCTGCGGTCCCTGCGTCTTCTAGTCCACCCCTCCTATCCGGCGCTTGCAACATCTTCTCCACATGCTGCTCCGCTTTGAGGCTGCTGTAACTAAATCCCTGGAGACCCCCCCGCACCAAAGATGGATGCTCACACCACCCCGGTCCTGGCCTCGTCCCAAAGCAGCAGCACACGGATCGTGCTGATTGTGTCGTTCAGCAGCGGAGAAACCCACGGAGGCAGGTTCCCCACTCTGGACAGCTGCCCTGGGTCGGGGCAGGTGGGGtgaaagctgggggggggggcgggggagggaattACTCCTTAAATCTCCGGTTGGCTTGGATTTTCTTGTAGTAGTTTTCCGCCTCGTGGTCCGTGTGTCCCTCCTTCTCACTGACTGTCAGGCTGGCAGGCTTCCTCCGCAGGGTGGACTCTCGGCTGGCGGGGCCTAGCACGTTCTCCAGGCCGCCCTCACCCCTCTCcgccgccccgccccctcccggcGCCACGTTGATGGTGGCCACGCTGCCGTAACGCGGCTCGTCCTGCTCGATGTCACTAATGGAGGAGCCAGGGGAGACGCCGGCGCTCCTGGTGGGCCGGAAGCCCCGGTAATCCTTGCTCATCTCGTTCAGCTCGTAGGTGTCCTGCCCGTCCGAGCCTTTCTGGGCCACCTTCCACTCCCAGGGCCCGTTGCCGGAGGACAGGTGCACCACGGGGTGGTGCGGGGCGTGGGCGTCGATGGTGACAATGCTGGAGCTGTCCCGCTCTGACGGCGAGCGGTACTGGGAGGAATCGgagctggtggaggaggaggaggtctcCGAGTGCTTGGGGGTGACCGacaccaggccctgctgcttggaCATGGCGATGACCTGCATGAGCCGAGGCGGGTTGGCCACCCGCTGGCCCGCCCCCTTCTCCGCCATCATCATCCACTTGGCCCGCACGGCCGAGCTGCTGTTGGGGGAGATGTTGGCGGTGCCTTGGCTCTCTTCAGGGATGTGAACCAGCTGGGATGCCCCCGGCCGGGGCTGGATGAGAACCCGGGGCCCCATGGCGGCCCGCTCGGCCGTGCGGGCCTGCACCGTCGGGTAGAGTGAGGGGGGGACGTGCTCCTCTTCATCCGCGCCCACTGAGTCTGAGCCAGCCCTCGCGTGCCCACTGGCCTCCTCGGCCAGTGTCATGCTCCGGCCCTCCAGGGATTTCTGCTTCCACTCGGTGATGAGCTGCTTGGAGCGGGAGGCATCCACGGGGACGTGGATGGTCATGTGGCGCCGGGCGGGGTCGTCCATGGAGGGGGTGTTGACTCGGGGCAGGGTGTTGCTGAAGGTGACCATGTTCTCTTTGCCCATGGGGCTGCGGGGGGCCAGCAGGTCCACGTCCACACTGGCCCGTTTCAGGCTGCCCAGGGAGTTCTTCTCCCGCTGGACCTGGCGGTTCACCCCGTCTAGCCGGGTCTGGGGGTTGAGCTCATCCGTGCTGACGGACTTATTCTGGTGGTACACCGAGTCATGGCCccgctgggtcagggcccgcagggcATCCTTGGCCGGGGGGTTGGCCGGGGCCCTCTCGCTTGGCGCTTGGAAGTTGCCCACCGCGTGGTATGCCTGAAGGGGCAAGAAAGGCCGGGGTCAGGGGTGAGACCGCACAGCAGCCATCCAGTCACAGTTGGGGGCCCGCTGGCTCCCCATTTCTAGGAAGCTTCCGTTGCTCCTAATGCCAGTGACGGAAGCCAACCCCTGGAGGGAGATGCAAAGGCCCTTCCTCTCCATGGGGGCTCTAAGCTCAGCGCCCTGAGCCGGGCTCCCGCCCCCCAGGGGCGTGAACTCACCAGGTAGGCCGCGATCCCGGAGCCGATGAGGAAGCCAACGTAGACGTCGATAGGGTGGCTGCGGTACTGGGTGATCTGGGTCAGGCCGCAGACGCCGGCGGCGATGGCGAAGGCAAAGACCAGGATGGGCTTCAGGAGCTTGGTGCTGTCCGAGATGATGGAGTTGAAATACATCTGGCCAaaggaggggagagcaggggcctGTCAGAGCCACGGACCGAGTGCTAGCCCTGCAAatgcatggggctggctgggcatgAGACCTCCTGTATCGGTGGGTGACCCCCTCCCTGCATGGACTGCCCAGGCCTTTCTGGTTTGGGGGAGCACCTCGGCTAGTCCCAGGAGGGTGAGGCTTATGTTAGCTGTATGCagttttgcatgtgtgtgtgtgtgtgtgtgtgagtgagagcaaAGCAATCTGTGTGTCTGCACACATGGGCATGTGTTGAGGGGGCATCTGACTGTGTCGGGGGGCACCGTAGTTGTGTTTGCATTTGCATAAGGCAGGGCGCTGTGTGCATGTATCCATGCGTGTGCAGGGGTACACAGGGGGAGGAGCATGGGCTGAGGGGGCACCAAAAggtgtttgcatgtgtgtggaGCAGCACGTGTGTGttggggggctgtgtgtgcacAGCGAGGTGGCTTGCCTGGGGAAGGCGCTGTGCGGGGGCATGCACGAGGGACTGAGCTGGAAGCATGAGGCATGCgtgtgcctgcaggcaccacatACTTGCTTGCATCAGCCCACAGTTGCAGGCCGGGGAGATAAGGAGAGAGGCGAGTGAACTCACCGACACGTAGACAGCGGCAAAAGCTGAGAGTGTTGCATGCTGGGATGGGAAGGTCTTCCTgcaaaagggaaacaaaggaCAGCTCGAGCAGCCTGGACTAGTGCTGGCACGGACTTGGCTGTGGCACGGTGGGCAGCCAGATCACAGCGTGGCACTTGTAGCAGGGCCCGGCAGGGGGGCGGGTGAGAAGAGACAGCCTCGGACTCCCTTCCTTTGGGACCGTCAGGGGCAGAGTCCCTCAAGCCGAGCCCTTTGGCCCCGGACTGCATGGGACGTACCTGGCAGAGAGAATCGCATTCTGGTCCTGGCCTGAGCAGATGTCCTGAGTGATGTAAGGATTGGAGTCACAGGAGATCCCCAGCAGGGTGTAGTTGGGCTTGCAGACCGTCAGGAAAAAGGGAGCGTGGTAGCCAGTAGCCAGCTGGATCACGTCGGTCACCAGGGCGGTGGCACAGAGTCCGAACACGTGGACCCCTGGGGGCATCATCAGCGGGTCACGGGTTAGagccatggccactgggaagtCACAGAtgttcctctgccccctcccacctgcctctCCCCCTAGTTCCTCTGTCCACCTCCCCAAgtcccctcccacctcctcacccctcccaggTTTGTGCCAAAGCCAGGTCTGGAAGTGCCACAGGGCAATGAACATTTTCCATTTCCACAGCACTTGTCCTCCCCAAGTGCCGTGCAGACTAGAACCccgtgaaatgcagccacctctggggtggtggCCGCAGAGCCCACAGCACGAGAGCAGTGGAGCAGGGCCATGATGGGGTCAGAGGCCAAGGGCATCCATGTGGCAGGGGCAACCAGAGAGACACTAACATGGAGGATGAACGTGGGGCTTTGGAGCCTGCAGTGATCTCTGGGATGCTGCAGGTCACGCTCCAAGCTGCATGTGCTTCCCATGCAGGCTCCTCTGTCGCCGCCCCATCTTCATCCAAGCCCAAGGCAGCTTCAGAAGGAGCATCCCCCCCGGATACAAAGAACTGAAAGGCTCCAGGCCAGGACTGCGGCAAAACCTACCCACAAACCTTACAGTCCTGCGCAGGAAGGAGTTGAAGTTGCAACCGCCAGCGTTGATGCTCCCCTCTGACCCGCTGCGTCCCTTCAGCTTGGACTGCAGGCAGTAGATGATGCCTTCCCCAACCATgatctggggggaggagcagaacTCAGCGTGGGCCATGCAGGCTAGTTGGCAAGTCAGAGCGAGGCGTATAAATGTAGAGGTTTTGGCACAGGGCAGGTCCTACCCTCTCCCAGCAGTAGGGATCGGGGCAGGAGTGATGGGGGGAACTCCCAGGAATTCCAGTCCtgacctctcccagcagggggcgct comes from Gopherus flavomarginatus isolate rGopFla2 chromosome 24, rGopFla2.mat.asm, whole genome shotgun sequence and encodes:
- the PLPPR3 gene encoding phospholipid phosphatase-related protein type 3 — protein: MISTKEKSKAPKDSMTLLPCFYFVELPIVASSIVTLYFLELTDLFKPAKVGFQCYDRALSMPYVETNEEMIPLLMLLSLAFAAPAASIMVGEGIIYCLQSKLKGRSGSEGSINAGGCNFNSFLRRTVRFVGVHVFGLCATALVTDVIQLATGYHAPFFLTVCKPNYTLLGISCDSNPYITQDICSGQDQNAILSARKTFPSQHATLSAFAAVYVSMYFNSIISDSTKLLKPILVFAFAIAAGVCGLTQITQYRSHPIDVYVGFLIGSGIAAYLAYHAVGNFQAPSERAPANPPAKDALRALTQRGHDSVYHQNKSVSTDELNPQTRLDGVNRQVQREKNSLGSLKRASVDVDLLAPRSPMGKENMVTFSNTLPRVNTPSMDDPARRHMTIHVPVDASRSKQLITEWKQKSLEGRSMTLAEEASGHARAGSDSVGADEEEHVPPSLYPTVQARTAERAAMGPRVLIQPRPGASQLVHIPEESQGTANISPNSSSAVRAKWMMMAEKGAGQRVANPPRLMQVIAMSKQQGLVSVTPKHSETSSSSTSSDSSQYRSPSERDSSSIVTIDAHAPHHPVVHLSSGNGPWEWKVAQKGSDGQDTYELNEMSKDYRGFRPTRSAGVSPGSSISDIEQDEPRYGSVATINVAPGGGGAAERGEGGLENVLGPASRESTLRRKPASLTVSEKEGHTDHEAENYYKKIQANRRFKE